One segment of uncultured Methanobrevibacter sp. DNA contains the following:
- a CDS encoding deoxyuridine 5'-triphosphate nucleotidohydrolase: protein MLGEKELVKLFPDFKDLVQPSGIDLELDKIYIQKTPGSLIDNEKTLPELEELEGEVYTLKPHTAYLASIKRKIKIPKGYTMLYLPRSTLLRSFVSVQTAVGDPGFYGTLMFMIYNHGEFEYKIKSGDRIAQAVVFPVEGSGEYDGSYQEEEE, encoded by the coding sequence ATGCTCGGTGAAAAAGAATTAGTCAAACTGTTTCCGGACTTCAAGGACCTGGTGCAGCCATCAGGAATCGATTTGGAACTGGATAAGATTTACATACAAAAGACTCCAGGCTCTCTTATTGACAATGAAAAGACATTGCCTGAATTAGAGGAGCTTGAAGGGGAAGTCTATACCCTAAAACCTCATACTGCATATCTTGCAAGTATCAAAAGGAAAATCAAGATTCCAAAAGGATATACAATGCTGTATCTGCCCCGCTCAACACTGCTGAGGTCATTCGTATCGGTGCAGACCGCAGTTGGAGATCCAGGCTTTTACGGAACACTCATGTTTATGATATACAATCACGGTGAGTTTGAATACAAAATCAAATCCGGAGACAGAATCGCACAGGCAGTAGTATTTCCTGTTGAAGGATCAGGGGAATACGACGGCTCCTATCAGGAGGAAGAAGAGTGA